In Prunus dulcis chromosome 2, ALMONDv2, whole genome shotgun sequence, a single genomic region encodes these proteins:
- the LOC117617968 gene encoding putative disease resistance RPP13-like protein 1 gives MAGALIGEAFISASIQVICDRIASPEFIDLFRHKKLDQPLLMKLKRTLLTLNAVLDDAEEKQIEKPAVREWLDDLKHAVFDAEDLLGEINYEALRCKLEGEAETADKFTNKVWNFLPTSRNKFYQSMNVKIQELLRKLEDFVQLKGALGLTEVVGRKFSQRTPTTSLIHEPYVYGRNEVKENLLKELLSDDASEENVFVIPIVGMGGVGKTTLARMLYNDNKVREHFTLKAWACVSEDYDAIRVTKTLLESVTSKPCNTTDLNLLQVELREQLRGKKFLFVLDDLWNEKYTD, from the coding sequence atggcTGGAGCTTTGATCGGAGAGGCCTTTATTTCTGCTTCCATCCAGGTGATTTGTGACAGAATTGCCTCACCCGAGTTCATTGATTTATTTCGGCACAAGAAACTCGATCAACCTCTCCTCATGAAACTGAAGAGGACCCTTTTGACCTTGAACGCAGTGCTCGATGATGCAGAGGAGAAGCAAATTGAGAAACCAGCTGTGAGAGAGTGGCTTGACGACCTCAAACATGCAGTCTTTGATGCTGAGGACTTGCTGGGGGAGATCAACTATGAAGCATTGCGATGCAAGCTGGAAGGTGAAGCTGAAACAGCCGACAAATTTACCAACAAGGTGTGGAACTTCCTCCCTACTTCTCGTAATAAGTTTTATCAAAGCATGAATGTTAAGATACAGGAGTTGTTACGAAAACTAGAAGACTTTGTACAACTGAAAGGTGCTCTTGGTTTGACAGAAGTTGTTGGGAGGAAGTTTTCACAAAGAACTCCAACAACTTCCTTGATTCATGAACCTTATGTATATGGTAGAAATGAAgtcaaagaaaatttattaaaagagTTGTTATCTGATGATGCAAGCGAGGAAAATGTGTTTGTCATTCCCATTGTTGGAATGGGTGGGGTTGGCAAGACAACCCTTGCTCGAATGCTTTACAATGACAATAAGGTGAGAGAGCATTTTACCCTTAAGGCTTGGGCTTGTGTTTCAGAAGATTACGATGCTATTAGGGTAACTAAAACTCTTCTCGAGTCAGTCACTTCAAAACCTTGTAATACGACAGATCTCAATTTGCTTCAAGTTGAACTAAGAGAACAACTGAGGGGgaagaaatttttgtttgtattggATGACCTTTGGAATGAGAAATATACTGAT